Proteins encoded by one window of Arachis ipaensis cultivar K30076 chromosome B04, Araip1.1, whole genome shotgun sequence:
- the LOC107639438 gene encoding uncharacterized protein LOC107639438 produces MCVRIPLFCPSLSQSFTINVFIFFTIITIHHCLKPPPLTPSLLPLLSPLIAEPEPRITAALLFSVSTSPTTRIASVERPATMTAGYRRTLSPSSSLFSHLFSRPAIPGSLSSSATPRSATATSTFSSLSLIARTTALSASHSDTDDESPHPFLLFFSSSHLRRAQKPQLPSHPSFSLLAEPKDPLSEPLSVELNTARHTPVPSPSYEALPLSSDYRHPLPPPPQSRTLAMSQTPVSTTAFSLLPLPFLSPSGAMAQVSLSLSFLLV; encoded by the coding sequence ATGTGCGTCCGCATCCCCCTGTTCTGCCCTTCCTTGAGCCAATCATTCACCATCaacgtcttcatcttcttcaccatcATCACCATACATCACTGTCTCAAACCACCGCCCCTCACCCCAtcccttcttcctcttctctcaccCCTCATCGCCGAACCCGAGCCAAGGATCACCGCAGCCCTTCTCTTTTCTGTTTCAACTTCTCCAACCACCAGAATCGCCAGCGTCGAACGACCCGCCACCATGACCGCCGGCTACCGCCGCACCCTTTCTCcctcttcttcccttttctctcaTCTCTTCTCTCGTCCCGCCATCCCTGGTTCTCTGTCTTCCTCAGCCACACCGCGCTCTGCAACCGCAACCTCCACCTTCTCCTCCCTCTCTCTCATTGCCCGAACCACCGCACTGTCGGCGAGCCACAGCGACACCGACGACGAGTCTCCACatccctttcttctcttcttctcttcttctcaccTCCGCCGAGCCCAGAAACCACAGCTACCTTCTCATCCCTCTTTCTCCCTTCTCGCTGAACCAAAGGACCCCCTATCAGAGCCCCTTTCCGTCGAGCTCAACACCGCGCGCCATACCCCTGTTCCCTCTCCTTCGTACGAAGCCCTTCCCCTCTCCTCTGATTATCGTCACCCCTTACCTCCGCCACCACAATCGCGAACCCTAGCCATGTCTCAAACTCCGGTCTCGACCACCGCGTTCAGCCTCCTCCCTCTACCCTTTCTGTCGCCATCAGGTGCAATGGCACAAGTATCCTTGTCTCTCTCGTTCCTTCTGGTTTGA